Proteins from a single region of Euleptes europaea isolate rEulEur1 chromosome 21, rEulEur1.hap1, whole genome shotgun sequence:
- the TMEM114 gene encoding transmembrane protein 114 isoform X1: protein MKVTLNVVSLLAALLGILSFVFLAVAIGTDFWYVKDASKLEELGKHADTLSSHSGLWRTCGFNNECLPLVNPFQSARPNITSSHRQVLNMHGAFLTLLPLSLILMIFAALSGFFSLRTQAQFFLLVTGFLFLFGALLTLAGVSVYIAHSAAAFKEAVFLLGGTKLLEGLRIRYGWSMALAWLSFATEVLTGLAFLLAARMVALQRKRDCSI, encoded by the exons ATGAAGGTGACGCTGAACGTCGTCTCTTTGCTCGCGGCCCTCCTGGGCATTTTAAGCTTCGTCTTCTTGGCGGTGGCCATCGGGACCGACTTCTGGTATGTAAAGGACGCTTCTAAACTGGAGGAGCTGGGCAAGCACGCCGACACACTGAGCTCCCATTCAGGACTCTGGAGGACCTGCGGCT tTAACAACGAGTGCCTCCCTCTGGTCAACCCTTTTCAGTCTGCGAGGCCAAACATCACCTCTTCCCACAGGCAGGTACTAA ACATGCACGGCGCTTTTCTGACCCTCCTGCCTCTCAGCCTCATCTTGATGATCTTTGCAGCGCTGAGCGGCTTCTTCAGCCTCCGGACCCAGGCCCAATTCTTCCTGCTGGTGACGGGGTTTCTCTTTCTCTTCGGAG ctCTCCTCACGTTGGCTGGGGTCAGCGTCTACATTGCCCACTCCGCGGCGGCCTTCAAGGAGGCCGTCTTTCTTCTGGGCGGGACCAAGCTCCTGGAAGGCCTCCGCATCCGGTATGGCTGGTCCATGGCGCTGGCCTGGCTCTCCTTTGCCACCGAGGTCCTGACCGGCCTGGCATTTCTCCTGGCCGCCAGGATGGTGGCCCTACAGCGGAAGCGGGACTGCTCCATTTGA
- the TMEM114 gene encoding transmembrane protein 114 isoform X2 — MKVTLNVVSLLAALLGILSFVFLAVAIGTDFWYVKDASKLEELGKHADTLSSHSGLWRTCGFNNECLPLVNPFQSARPNITSSHRQVLTLLTLAGVSVYIAHSAAAFKEAVFLLGGTKLLEGLRIRYGWSMALAWLSFATEVLTGLAFLLAARMVALQRKRDCSI; from the exons ATGAAGGTGACGCTGAACGTCGTCTCTTTGCTCGCGGCCCTCCTGGGCATTTTAAGCTTCGTCTTCTTGGCGGTGGCCATCGGGACCGACTTCTGGTATGTAAAGGACGCTTCTAAACTGGAGGAGCTGGGCAAGCACGCCGACACACTGAGCTCCCATTCAGGACTCTGGAGGACCTGCGGCT tTAACAACGAGTGCCTCCCTCTGGTCAACCCTTTTCAGTCTGCGAGGCCAAACATCACCTCTTCCCACAGGCAGGTACTAA ctCTCCTCACGTTGGCTGGGGTCAGCGTCTACATTGCCCACTCCGCGGCGGCCTTCAAGGAGGCCGTCTTTCTTCTGGGCGGGACCAAGCTCCTGGAAGGCCTCCGCATCCGGTATGGCTGGTCCATGGCGCTGGCCTGGCTCTCCTTTGCCACCGAGGTCCTGACCGGCCTGGCATTTCTCCTGGCCGCCAGGATGGTGGCCCTACAGCGGAAGCGGGACTGCTCCATTTGA